From Apium graveolens cultivar Ventura chromosome 9, ASM990537v1, whole genome shotgun sequence, the proteins below share one genomic window:
- the LOC141687494 gene encoding zinc finger protein CONSTANS-LIKE 10-like, translating to MMSCKTEPNACFARQTSNLSFSGLTGDNSTGEYQDYGVSLMLVMGEPPHWCTPESSLASNSRRSVVQRYSRFEKRVRYTTRKARADVRKRVKGRFVKAGDAFDYDPLSQTRSFF from the exons ATGATGAGCTGTAAGACAGAACCAAATGCTTGCTTTGCAAGGCAAACCTCCAATCTCTCATTTTCAGGTCTCACAGGAGACAACAGCACTGGTGAATATCAAGATTATGGAGTCTCTTTAATGCTCGTTATGGGAGAGCCACCACATTGGTGTACTCCTGAAAGTTCCTTGGCTTCAAATAGCAGGAGGAGTGTTGTCCAGCGTTACAGTAG ATTTGAAAAGAGAGTAAGGTATACAACACGAAAGGCAAGAGCTGATGTAAGAAAGCGTGTGAAAGGACGTTTTGTGAAGGCTGGTGATGCTTTCGATTATGATCCTTTGAGCCAAACTAGAAGCTTTTTTTAA